From a single Pigmentibacter ruber genomic region:
- a CDS encoding APC family permease, translating into MQLKRNISKTSLLFLSIGSMVGSGWLFGSFYTAQSAGPAAILAWILGGFCVGIIALTFAELSTMLPLSGGSTAYSLLSHGKMTGAIFAWITWLWTMVVAPIEVQAVLQYASNYIPNLMEKINGVDTLTGKGLLFATLLMAILSFINIVGVKFMAETNKFVVIWKLIIPVGVAILLLSTNIHPENLTSHEFFPFGFNGLLSSISIGGVSFSFFGFQTAIFLAGEAKNPQKSIPFALFGSILASMALYVILQIGFILSVEPTAITNGWDKISFTGDAGPFAGIFIALGFAFMVKILYFDAIISPFGTAVGFVASSSRILYSMSIQGDAPKAFSKVNRFSIPWTAILVNFLIGMLFFLPFSGWQSMIAFLSAAIVLSLACGPICLPIFRKNLPHLSRPFKLPYPKFLSFLSFYVCNLMLQWTGWETVWKLFVAVGLGVFVFVLSHNLSKSARKETLSLKSFSWLLLYLLLSGIVSYLGTYKGGLGVISMQLDFVVIAFTSLVVFIYAQKTAISEKETNDIYQKILNNHSS; encoded by the coding sequence ATGCAACTTAAACGAAATATTTCCAAAACAAGTCTTTTGTTTTTATCTATTGGCTCTATGGTTGGTTCAGGTTGGCTTTTTGGTTCCTTCTACACTGCCCAATCAGCAGGTCCTGCCGCAATACTTGCTTGGATTTTAGGTGGATTTTGCGTTGGTATTATTGCTTTAACTTTTGCTGAATTATCTACAATGCTTCCTCTAAGTGGAGGATCTACTGCTTATTCATTACTCAGTCATGGCAAAATGACCGGTGCTATTTTTGCATGGATCACTTGGCTATGGACAATGGTCGTAGCGCCAATTGAAGTACAAGCAGTCTTGCAGTATGCATCTAACTACATTCCTAATCTTATGGAAAAAATAAATGGAGTTGATACGCTGACTGGTAAGGGGCTATTATTCGCAACTTTATTAATGGCAATCTTATCATTTATTAATATCGTTGGCGTTAAATTTATGGCCGAAACAAATAAATTTGTTGTCATCTGGAAATTAATCATTCCAGTAGGAGTTGCGATATTACTCTTATCAACTAATATCCATCCAGAAAATTTAACTTCCCATGAATTTTTTCCATTTGGATTTAACGGATTACTTTCTTCCATCTCTATTGGTGGGGTTAGCTTCTCATTTTTTGGTTTTCAGACTGCCATTTTTCTTGCAGGAGAAGCAAAAAACCCACAAAAATCAATTCCATTTGCTTTATTTGGTTCAATTTTAGCAAGTATGGCTTTATATGTTATTTTACAAATTGGATTTATCCTATCAGTTGAGCCTACTGCTATTACAAATGGCTGGGATAAAATTAGTTTTACAGGCGATGCTGGCCCATTTGCGGGTATATTTATAGCCTTAGGATTTGCTTTTATGGTAAAAATTCTTTACTTTGACGCAATTATTTCTCCCTTTGGAACTGCAGTCGGCTTTGTAGCATCTTCTTCTAGAATTTTATATTCAATGAGTATTCAAGGAGATGCGCCAAAAGCATTTTCTAAAGTAAATCGCTTTTCAATTCCTTGGACGGCAATATTAGTTAACTTTTTAATTGGAATGTTATTTTTTCTACCTTTTTCCGGATGGCAATCCATGATTGCATTTTTATCCGCTGCAATTGTTCTCTCTCTTGCTTGTGGGCCAATTTGTTTACCAATTTTTAGAAAAAATCTTCCACACTTATCTAGGCCATTTAAACTACCTTATCCTAAATTTCTTTCGTTCTTATCATTCTATGTTTGTAATCTCATGTTGCAGTGGACAGGTTGGGAAACAGTTTGGAAACTTTTTGTTGCAGTTGGACTTGGAGTTTTTGTATTTGTTTTATCGCATAATTTAAGCAAATCAGCACGCAAAGAAACACTATCCTTGAAATCGTTTAGTTGGTTATTACTTTATTTATTGCTATCAGGAATTGTTTCTTATCTCGGTACTTATAAAGGTGGGTTAGGGGTTATTTCTATGCAGTTAGACTTTGTTGTTATAGCATTTACAAGTTTAGTAGTATTCATCTATGCACAAAAAACTGCAATCAGCGAAAAAGAAACAAATGATATATATCAAAAAATTCTTAATAATCATTCAAGCTGA
- a CDS encoding twin-arginine translocase TatA/TatE family subunit, which translates to MFGFSSGELLLIALIALLLFGNDKLPENMKKMIKGLNQAKKVAKDVQDSWQEVKIDVQRSIMLDEESKQIKQLMNDSVDMETKNIDIQGKQLSHIISQEDLDKHFADFEKNHENNLINTNSNEANSSSDFQENTLASAREYSNSSHFVGPRL; encoded by the coding sequence GTGTTTGGTTTTAGTAGTGGTGAATTGCTTCTTATTGCGCTAATAGCTTTATTATTGTTTGGTAATGATAAATTACCAGAAAATATGAAAAAAATGATAAAAGGCTTAAATCAAGCCAAAAAAGTTGCTAAAGATGTTCAAGATTCTTGGCAAGAAGTAAAAATTGATGTTCAAAGAAGTATTATGTTAGATGAAGAATCTAAACAAATTAAACAATTAATGAATGATTCAGTCGATATGGAAACTAAGAATATAGATATTCAAGGTAAACAACTTAGTCACATTATTTCACAAGAAGACTTGGATAAGCATTTTGCTGATTTTGAAAAAAATCATGAAAATAATTTAATAAATACGAATAGTAATGAAGCAAATAGTTCAAGTGATTTTCAAGAGAATACCCTAGCATCTGCAAGAGAATACTCTAATTCCTCACATTTTGTCGGGCCAAGATTATAA
- a CDS encoding YkgJ family cysteine cluster protein, which yields MDYKSAVEKLIPYVLNKYDSYQKEAQLAVTNFSQKFPKEQITCAKGCGACCHFPMVPITLGEAFVLLNRLLAEGYDLQTLAAKLFEYSSKYFDFAKDLGTLPFKDQDQKKFLNLKIPCPFFVKEEGNQFSGHCGIFTMRPLICEFFNSLDSPAKCQLKQPHRSLEITNEIGSNIQDEIREYEKKLFGRSTIGHLPILLAALCTKDGLESFLTEKHLTSEEIKDEYADAVNDFSLYIELLASLGYQISEKDILALEEAQSEIIKNCLPT from the coding sequence ATGGACTATAAATCAGCAGTAGAAAAATTAATACCGTACGTACTTAATAAATATGATTCTTATCAAAAAGAAGCTCAATTAGCAGTAACTAACTTTTCGCAAAAATTTCCGAAAGAACAAATCACTTGTGCTAAAGGATGCGGAGCTTGTTGTCACTTTCCTATGGTTCCAATTACTCTTGGTGAAGCTTTCGTTCTTTTAAATAGATTGCTTGCTGAAGGGTATGATTTGCAAACATTAGCAGCAAAATTATTTGAATACTCAAGCAAATATTTTGATTTTGCGAAAGACTTAGGAACATTACCATTCAAAGATCAAGATCAAAAAAAGTTTTTAAACCTAAAAATTCCATGCCCCTTTTTTGTAAAAGAAGAAGGTAATCAATTTTCAGGTCATTGTGGTATTTTCACAATGCGACCTTTGATATGTGAGTTTTTTAATAGCCTAGATTCTCCAGCTAAATGCCAATTAAAACAACCACATCGAAGCCTAGAAATTACAAATGAGATTGGATCTAATATCCAAGATGAAATTCGTGAATATGAAAAAAAATTGTTTGGCAGGAGTACTATCGGACATTTACCTATTCTATTAGCAGCTTTATGCACGAAAGATGGATTAGAAAGTTTTTTAACAGAAAAACACTTAACTAGTGAAGAAATTAAAGATGAATATGCAGATGCGGTGAATGATTTCTCTCTTTACATTGAACTTTTAGCTAGTTTGGGATATCAAATATCGGAAAAAGATATCCTTGCACTTGAAGAAGCTCAATCTGAAATTATTAAAAATTGCCTTCCTACATAA
- the icd gene encoding isocitrate dehydrogenase (NADP(+)) — MSYKLITVPQGGAHIKADANGKIEVPDNPVIPYIEGDGTGPDIWNASQMVFDAAVQKAYGGKKKIHWMEVPAGEKSFNKHGNWLPDETIDAIKEFRVAIKGPLTTPVGGGIRSLNVALRQILDLYQCVRPVKWYTNVPSPVREPQKVNMCIFRENTEDIYAGIEFKAGTEEQKKLREFLANTLGKKVREDSGLGIKPVSEFGSKRLVRAAINYAIKNKCKSVTLVHKGNIMKFTEGAFRDWGYEVAKTEFREHCVTWEECNGNVPAGKILVKDAIADNMFQQALLRPDEYEVLACTNLNGDYLSDALAAQVGGLGIAPGANIGDGYALFEATHGTAPKYAGQDKVNPGSVILSGNMMFEYLGWNEVVTLIEKAFEKTLAQKVVTYDFARQLSGAREVKCSEFAKAIISNM; from the coding sequence ATGTCTTATAAATTGATTACTGTTCCACAAGGTGGAGCTCATATAAAAGCTGATGCAAATGGTAAAATTGAAGTACCTGACAATCCTGTAATTCCTTATATTGAAGGGGATGGGACAGGTCCTGATATTTGGAATGCTTCACAAATGGTTTTTGATGCTGCAGTTCAAAAAGCCTATGGCGGCAAAAAGAAAATTCACTGGATGGAAGTACCAGCTGGAGAAAAATCTTTTAATAAACACGGAAATTGGTTACCTGATGAGACAATTGACGCCATTAAAGAATTTAGAGTGGCAATCAAAGGCCCTCTTACTACACCAGTTGGTGGTGGAATTCGTAGTTTGAACGTTGCATTAAGACAAATTCTGGATCTTTATCAATGCGTTCGTCCTGTCAAATGGTATACAAATGTTCCTTCTCCTGTGCGTGAGCCACAAAAAGTTAATATGTGCATTTTTCGCGAAAATACAGAAGATATTTATGCAGGTATTGAATTCAAAGCTGGTACAGAAGAACAAAAAAAATTACGTGAGTTTTTAGCAAATACATTAGGAAAAAAAGTTCGTGAAGACTCTGGTTTAGGAATTAAACCGGTAAGTGAATTTGGCTCTAAGAGACTTGTAAGAGCTGCAATTAATTATGCAATTAAAAATAAATGCAAAAGCGTTACTTTAGTTCATAAAGGTAACATTATGAAATTCACAGAAGGCGCTTTCCGTGATTGGGGTTATGAAGTTGCGAAAACAGAATTTAGGGAACATTGCGTTACATGGGAAGAATGTAATGGGAATGTTCCAGCTGGTAAAATTCTTGTTAAAGATGCTATTGCTGATAACATGTTTCAACAAGCTCTTTTACGTCCAGATGAATATGAAGTTCTAGCTTGTACCAACCTAAATGGTGATTACCTATCAGATGCTCTTGCTGCACAAGTTGGTGGCTTAGGAATTGCTCCAGGCGCAAACATAGGTGATGGTTATGCTTTATTTGAAGCAACTCATGGTACAGCGCCAAAATATGCAGGTCAGGATAAAGTTAACCCAGGTTCTGTTATTTTAAGTGGTAATATGATGTTTGAGTATCTTGGGTGGAATGAAGTTGTTACATTAATTGAAAAGGCTTTTGAAAAAACTCTTGCGCAAAAAGTTGTAACTTATGATTTTGCACGTCAATTAAGTGGTGCAAGAGAAGTGAAATGTTCTGAGTTTGCAAAAGCTATTATTTCTAATATGTAA
- a CDS encoding sigma-54-dependent transcriptional regulator → MNTSQISGKILVIDDEKDICSTLSGILSDEGYKVISANTAEMGLKLAKRELPDVCFLDVWLPDSEGTETLEKLRNINPDLYIIMMSGHANIETAVKCTRLGATDFIEKPLSLEKVLLNVQNILHLKDLKFENQNLKNRVEKKYTLLGTSQALKDIISTVEMVANRNTTILITGENGTGKENVARLIHQKSARSAKPFIAINCAAIPDELIESELFGHEKGAFTGAHTAKRGKFELAHNGTLFLDEIGDMSLKTQSKLLRALQEQKIERVGSDETITVDTRIIAATNKNLEEEIKKGNFREDLFYRINVIPIILPPLRQRKEDIELISSHYLSLFSVENSIKNKKLSTSAIQVLKSYSWPGNVRELKNIMERLSIMVSADIIEAQHLPYPINNIKYEKNEEFENLFLSSDYKEARAKFEKIYIQRKLEEFDGNVSKTADAMGMERSHLYRKMKQLELLNDSEKSTEEEKINENNN, encoded by the coding sequence TTGAATACTAGTCAAATTTCAGGAAAGATACTCGTAATAGATGATGAAAAGGACATATGTTCTACTTTGTCTGGTATTTTGAGTGATGAAGGATATAAGGTTATCAGTGCAAATACCGCTGAAATGGGACTAAAACTAGCTAAAAGAGAACTCCCTGATGTCTGTTTTCTTGATGTTTGGCTCCCTGATTCTGAAGGTACTGAAACCCTAGAAAAATTAAGAAATATTAATCCAGATTTATATATAATAATGATGAGTGGTCACGCCAATATTGAAACTGCTGTAAAATGTACTCGTCTTGGTGCTACTGATTTTATTGAAAAGCCATTAAGTCTTGAAAAAGTTCTATTAAATGTCCAAAATATATTGCATTTAAAAGACTTAAAATTTGAAAATCAAAATTTAAAAAATAGAGTTGAAAAAAAATATACTCTGCTTGGAACATCACAAGCTTTGAAAGATATCATATCAACTGTTGAAATGGTTGCAAATCGTAACACAACGATTTTAATTACTGGTGAAAATGGAACTGGCAAAGAAAATGTAGCAAGATTAATTCATCAAAAATCAGCGAGATCAGCAAAGCCTTTTATTGCAATTAATTGTGCAGCTATTCCTGATGAATTAATTGAGAGTGAATTATTTGGGCATGAGAAAGGTGCTTTCACTGGCGCGCATACTGCAAAAAGAGGGAAGTTTGAACTCGCGCATAATGGAACATTATTTTTAGATGAAATTGGTGACATGAGTTTAAAGACACAAAGTAAACTCCTTCGTGCACTTCAAGAGCAAAAAATTGAAAGAGTTGGTTCAGATGAAACAATAACTGTTGATACTAGAATTATAGCTGCAACAAATAAAAATTTAGAAGAAGAAATAAAAAAAGGAAATTTTCGTGAAGACTTATTTTATCGTATCAATGTTATTCCTATAATATTGCCGCCTTTGAGACAAAGAAAAGAAGATATTGAGTTAATTTCATCACATTATTTATCTTTGTTTTCAGTGGAAAATAGTATTAAAAATAAAAAATTGTCAACATCAGCTATTCAAGTATTAAAATCCTATTCTTGGCCTGGAAATGTACGTGAGTTAAAAAATATAATGGAAAGACTTTCTATTATGGTATCGGCTGATATTATTGAAGCACAACATCTACCATATCCTATAAACAATATAAAATATGAGAAAAATGAAGAATTTGAAAATTTGTTTCTTTCTAGTGACTATAAAGAAGCAAGAGCTAAATTTGAAAAAATTTATATTCAAAGAAAATTAGAAGAGTTTGATGGTAATGTTTCAAAAACTGCAGATGCGATGGGTATGGAAAGAAGTCATTTATACAGAAAAATGAAACAATTAGAACTTTTGAATGACAGTGAGAAAAGTACTGAAGAGGAAAAGATCAATGAAAACAATAATTAA
- a CDS encoding sensor histidine kinase has protein sequence MKVRSRLYILLVWIIFAVFIVISGTWIETHIVKDGAFFGNKFFGSSFFLFFSAVNINVILLLLFVFLTFRSGVKLIVDNSHGAFGSKLNTKLVTAFLFFSLLPTVVLLYVSTKFVNTNFEKLLPSNFVEATEETLNSEATYQNQILSLFSSQNPTKDNITAFDFVRDIKKEKFLHVSNNEQKNLGKIENIIEEKKYDISAKANWFEFDKERMILIKSNSTYIFGIISPKMLHPQWLLLKSEYPESHSAAKVLKLSYYVMLGVITLLIIFSATWLGFTIAREITVPMQILSKATESLAHGNYSVKIDDIVSDDEMGKLALSFRSMVSDLKVEKERADIFSTELKRKADELLIKSEYNEILLRNINAAVIVLDEDLNIETWNNRAENLFNFKEHEVLGKKIYDIVNINFYEKALLNSLKEISSVANKRIEIEWSGKIFDAEYQLQILLSGLVSSRGKIFKIIFINDITELAKVQRMVAWRDVARRVAHEIKNPLTPIKLGAQRIEKRFSQNFQGDEKDIFQETVKIIIQSSESIRILVDEFIKFSRMPHSYLEEGNIVDTVYMAMRGFVGNLENVPMVFEANIDAKHILLRNEERIANLPIIQCKFDRDQIVRLFVNLISNAVTVSSEEKTAVVVSIVSQPHLNFVKIQVKDNGAGLSNEVLSKLFEPYFSTKKTGTGLGLVIAKQIVDEHNGKIYVEENLPKGTVFTVEIPKQGSQFE, from the coding sequence ATGAAAGTTCGTTCTAGACTGTACATTTTGCTAGTATGGATTATTTTTGCTGTTTTTATTGTTATATCAGGAACATGGATTGAAACGCATATTGTAAAAGATGGTGCTTTTTTTGGAAATAAGTTTTTTGGTAGTTCATTTTTTCTATTTTTTTCGGCCGTAAATATTAATGTTATACTCCTTTTACTGTTTGTATTTTTAACTTTTAGAAGTGGTGTAAAATTAATTGTAGATAATTCACATGGTGCATTCGGAAGTAAACTAAATACAAAATTGGTAACTGCATTTTTATTTTTCTCATTATTACCTACTGTTGTTTTATTATATGTATCAACAAAATTTGTAAATACTAATTTTGAAAAATTATTACCGTCAAATTTTGTTGAAGCTACAGAAGAAACATTAAATAGTGAAGCAACATATCAAAATCAAATATTGTCATTATTTTCCTCACAAAATCCGACAAAAGATAATATTACAGCATTTGATTTTGTTCGTGATATAAAAAAAGAAAAATTTCTTCATGTATCCAATAATGAGCAGAAAAATTTAGGAAAAATTGAAAATATCATTGAAGAAAAAAAATATGATATTAGTGCTAAAGCAAATTGGTTTGAGTTTGATAAAGAAAGAATGATTCTTATTAAATCAAATTCTACTTACATTTTTGGAATTATATCTCCTAAAATGCTGCATCCTCAATGGTTATTGCTTAAATCAGAATATCCAGAGTCGCATAGTGCAGCAAAAGTTTTAAAATTATCATATTATGTCATGTTAGGCGTAATTACTTTACTAATTATTTTTTCTGCAACTTGGTTAGGTTTTACAATTGCGAGAGAAATTACTGTTCCCATGCAAATATTATCAAAAGCTACAGAAAGTCTTGCACATGGGAATTACTCAGTAAAGATAGATGATATTGTTTCAGATGATGAAATGGGTAAATTAGCTTTAAGTTTTCGTTCAATGGTTTCAGACTTGAAAGTTGAAAAAGAAAGAGCAGATATATTTTCAACTGAGTTAAAAAGAAAAGCAGACGAACTATTAATAAAGTCAGAGTATAATGAAATTTTATTAAGAAATATAAATGCAGCAGTTATTGTATTAGATGAAGATTTAAATATTGAGACTTGGAATAATAGAGCTGAAAATTTATTTAACTTTAAAGAACATGAAGTATTAGGGAAGAAAATTTACGATATAGTTAATATTAATTTTTATGAAAAAGCTTTATTAAATTCATTGAAAGAAATATCTAGTGTAGCTAATAAACGGATTGAAATTGAATGGTCTGGAAAAATATTTGATGCGGAGTATCAACTTCAAATATTGTTAAGTGGACTTGTTTCTTCTAGAGGTAAAATTTTTAAAATTATATTCATCAATGATATTACTGAACTTGCTAAAGTGCAAAGAATGGTTGCTTGGCGAGACGTAGCTCGAAGAGTGGCTCATGAAATCAAAAATCCTTTAACTCCAATTAAGCTGGGAGCTCAACGTATTGAGAAAAGATTTTCACAAAACTTTCAAGGAGATGAAAAAGACATATTTCAAGAAACAGTAAAAATAATTATTCAAAGCTCAGAAAGTATTAGGATACTAGTAGATGAATTTATTAAATTTTCAAGAATGCCGCATTCCTACCTAGAAGAAGGGAATATTGTCGATACTGTTTACATGGCGATGCGAGGGTTTGTTGGAAACTTAGAGAATGTTCCAATGGTCTTTGAAGCAAACATAGATGCAAAGCATATTTTGCTTAGGAATGAAGAAAGAATTGCTAACTTGCCAATAATTCAGTGTAAATTTGATCGCGATCAAATCGTCAGACTGTTTGTTAATTTAATTTCAAATGCGGTAACTGTATCTTCAGAAGAAAAAACGGCAGTAGTTGTTTCTATTGTGAGCCAACCTCACCTAAATTTTGTCAAAATTCAAGTGAAAGACAATGGAGCGGGACTTTCTAATGAAGTATTATCAAAACTATTTGAACCGTACTTCAGTACGAAAAAAACAGGAACTGGTCTGGGTCTTGTCATTGCTAAGCAAATAGTTGATGAACATAATGGCAAAATATATGTTGAAGAAAACCTACCAAAAGGTACAGTGTTTACCGTTGAAATCCCTAAGCAGGGGAGTCAATTTGAATAA
- a CDS encoding RluA family pseudouridine synthase produces the protein MLKTVSAKVSEVHKGERFDVVATYLFPNLSRKRIKNIIDSGGAYLNKKRIKIAKTEVKLGDKIELFWEEVNSDNVQTSSIKQLNIKNNLDIKLDFDTLIFENDLFYIINKPAGVASQATLTSSTDTIFHLLNKVYPQKFDLKKMFLVHRLDKDTSGLMIIAKNTEVQKKFENLFKDKLIEKNYLALCFYKPKQNEGELSFPIAKDSNRKNCYFAITNPNSKNKNAKEAFTRYKLLNYYSDANISLLSCFPKTGRTHQIRVHLNAIGCPILGDKTYSQNIYGHKYYQIALRHMLHACYLKFQLDGQNFEFNLDMPKDFKSIIETIEAVK, from the coding sequence ATGCTGAAAACGGTTAGTGCTAAAGTCTCTGAAGTTCATAAAGGAGAAAGATTTGATGTTGTAGCTACATATCTCTTCCCAAATTTAAGTAGAAAGAGGATCAAAAACATAATTGATTCTGGAGGTGCGTATTTAAATAAAAAAAGGATTAAAATCGCAAAAACAGAAGTAAAACTAGGAGATAAAATTGAACTCTTTTGGGAAGAGGTTAATTCTGATAATGTGCAAACAAGTTCTATAAAGCAATTAAATATAAAAAATAACTTAGATATAAAATTGGATTTTGATACATTAATTTTTGAAAATGATTTATTTTATATTATTAATAAACCTGCAGGAGTGGCTTCTCAAGCAACTTTAACTTCAAGTACAGATACAATTTTCCACTTATTAAATAAAGTTTATCCTCAAAAATTTGATTTAAAAAAAATGTTTCTTGTTCATAGATTAGACAAAGATACTTCTGGATTAATGATTATAGCTAAAAATACAGAAGTACAAAAGAAATTTGAAAATTTATTCAAGGATAAATTAATTGAAAAAAATTATTTAGCTTTATGTTTTTATAAACCAAAACAAAATGAGGGAGAATTATCTTTTCCTATTGCTAAAGATAGTAACAGAAAAAATTGTTACTTTGCAATTACTAATCCAAATTCTAAAAATAAAAATGCAAAAGAAGCCTTTACAAGATATAAATTATTGAATTATTATAGTGATGCAAATATTTCTTTATTATCCTGTTTTCCTAAAACTGGCAGAACACATCAAATAAGAGTGCATTTAAATGCTATAGGATGTCCAATATTGGGTGATAAAACTTATTCACAAAATATTTATGGACATAAATATTATCAAATAGCATTAAGACATATGCTACATGCGTGTTATTTGAAATTTCAATTAGATGGTCAGAATTTTGAATTCAATTTAGATATGCCGAAAGATTTTAAAAGTATAATAGAAACTATAGAAGCTGTTAAATAA
- a CDS encoding lysylphosphatidylglycerol synthase transmembrane domain-containing protein encodes MKTIIKMITLFFISVLAIYFLYNKNILDLNSLKNAFYEHKKLLIFIAFLQIVNCYVMTIRYFSILKIFNIKTDFHNVTAATFVSNGLGQWLPGSMAFIEVIRIGLMLGADKFNFLNKNGNISENEKDVVQNSYIIEKNLNDLSLKSKLLAISIMDRIIGILVMLGFGIIFSLYALKEIIFQQDKVHMEFILFFTFSILLFLSLIALPFVSRILFFRKIITRLERLLFTFAKPKLVKKILKKGFEEINSLLDAIALGSKKIGSFGIPIIFSSFSVLILVYSLYFSAKAISAYLPLQVIFAVLPMICLASLVPMGLAGMGGMQIITALLFSIFAVSPNTASSAQLLVTAVNLLSISFGGLFFARLSAKQIHAIIKAKKNANLLAKRNMSDITDI; translated from the coding sequence ATGAAAACAATAATTAAAATGATCACCCTTTTTTTTATTTCTGTACTTGCTATTTATTTTTTGTATAATAAAAATATATTAGATCTTAACTCATTAAAAAACGCATTTTATGAGCACAAAAAACTACTTATATTTATTGCTTTTCTTCAAATTGTTAATTGTTATGTAATGACAATACGTTACTTTAGTATTTTGAAAATATTCAATATAAAGACAGATTTTCATAATGTAACAGCAGCTACCTTTGTAAGTAATGGTTTGGGGCAGTGGTTACCAGGTTCAATGGCATTTATTGAAGTTATTCGCATAGGATTAATGCTTGGAGCTGATAAATTTAATTTTTTGAATAAAAACGGAAATATTTCTGAAAATGAAAAAGATGTAGTTCAAAATTCATATATTATTGAAAAAAATTTAAATGATCTTTCATTGAAATCAAAGCTTTTAGCCATTTCAATAATGGATAGAATTATTGGAATTCTTGTTATGTTAGGTTTTGGTATCATTTTTTCTTTATATGCATTAAAAGAAATTATTTTCCAGCAAGATAAAGTTCATATGGAGTTTATTTTATTTTTTACTTTTTCAATTTTATTGTTTTTATCTTTAATTGCTCTTCCTTTTGTATCGAGAATTCTATTTTTTAGAAAAATAATTACTAGACTTGAAAGATTATTATTTACTTTTGCCAAACCTAAATTAGTAAAAAAAATTCTTAAAAAAGGTTTTGAAGAAATAAACTCGCTTCTCGATGCAATTGCTCTTGGTAGTAAAAAAATTGGTTCTTTTGGTATACCAATTATTTTTAGTAGTTTTTCAGTTTTAATTTTAGTTTATTCTCTATATTTCAGTGCAAAAGCAATTTCAGCATACCTCCCTCTGCAAGTTATTTTTGCCGTACTACCTATGATTTGTTTAGCGTCGTTAGTTCCTATGGGATTAGCTGGTATGGGTGGAATGCAAATTATTACAGCCTTGCTTTTTTCTATTTTTGCAGTATCTCCTAACACAGCTAGCTCAGCCCAGTTGCTAGTAACAGCGGTCAATTTGTTGTCAATTTCATTTGGAGGGTTGTTTTTTGCCCGTTTGAGTGCAAAACAAATTCATGCCATAATAAAGGCAAAGAAAAATGCAAATTTACTCGCCAAGAGAAATATGTCTGATATAACAGACATTTAA
- the map gene encoding type I methionyl aminopeptidase, translated as MIIKTDKEIIKLQKIGTIVADTLVYMKNLACAGMTTLELDELGLEFLKKNNAKSAPQLMYNFPGATCISINHQVAHGIPSNKKIKAGDLINIDVSAELDGYFADTGGSFIIDDENNNDLNLINLCKATIEAMYAGIYSVKSGSKISNIGFAIEKVAKEKNLTIIENLGSHGVGLSLHEEPKFIAPYFDKNDRRILQNGQVITVEPFLSNGAKYAKEDKDGWTLFIEKNKRAAQFEHSIIVTENEPIILTIPSHGKFF; from the coding sequence ATGATCATTAAGACGGATAAAGAAATAATAAAATTGCAAAAAATTGGTACAATTGTTGCTGACACTCTTGTTTATATGAAAAATTTAGCATGTGCAGGAATGACCACACTAGAATTAGACGAATTAGGTTTAGAATTTTTGAAAAAAAATAATGCTAAATCTGCACCACAATTAATGTATAATTTTCCTGGTGCAACTTGTATTTCTATCAACCACCAAGTTGCTCATGGCATACCATCAAACAAAAAAATTAAAGCAGGCGATTTAATTAATATTGATGTGTCCGCAGAACTAGATGGATATTTTGCTGATACAGGTGGTTCATTTATAATTGATGATGAAAATAATAATGATTTAAATTTAATTAATCTCTGTAAAGCAACTATTGAAGCAATGTATGCTGGTATTTATAGTGTAAAATCTGGATCGAAAATTTCAAATATTGGTTTTGCTATTGAAAAAGTGGCTAAAGAAAAAAATCTCACAATCATTGAAAACTTAGGAAGCCATGGTGTTGGACTTTCTTTACACGAAGAACCCAAATTTATTGCTCCATATTTTGATAAAAATGATCGAAGAATTTTACAAAATGGACAAGTAATAACAGTTGAACCTTTTTTATCCAACGGAGCTAAATATGCAAAAGAGGACAAAGATGGTTGGACTTTATTTATAGAGAAAAATAAAAGAGCAGCACAATTTGAGCACTCTATAATTGTTACCGAAAATGAGCCTATTATTTTGACTATTCCTAGTCATGGGAAGTTTTTTTGA